One Formosa agariphila KMM 3901 genomic window, TTTTACCCGAAATCGTTAATGCCAATTCTTCGGCATCTTCAGGATTTACAATATTTACATTTAATAAGTCGTATGCAGGAGATAAAGCCCAACCAAAGGACTTTTTAATCATTGAAAAATTCTTTAAGTGCATATCATTATTTCCTGTGAGAAAACTAAAAATAGTAATCTCAAAAAAGCGTAATTTATCGAGTAACGTATGTTCAGCATACATTGAAATTGCTTTGCCAATACGTTCCATAGAACCTCTATATTTATCAAAGGCCTCTAAGATTTGAAACATATCGATCATATGTGTTTTTTCCCCATCAGCAGCTCTATCAATGCGTTTCGTGATATAGGATAATTCTCCTGAAGCTAACCGAATAAGTGCATGAGGAACAACATCTATATTCAATGCCTCCGCAAGTTTCATTGTGAGGTGTTCATTTGCAGGCATTTCTTCAAAATCAACAGATGGTGGTTTAAAAATATATTGTCCCCCCAAAGCTCCAACAACTGTAAGTCGTGTTTCTGCTTTAGCTTCTGTAAAAATAGCCATTGATAGTTTTGGTTGCACCCCTGGTACCGAAATACTGCGCTCAACAACTTGTTTAGCGAGTTCTGTCATATCATTTAAAGAGTACGGTATTTTAGGAGCTTGTTCTGTTCCAAAAAAAGCTCGGCTACACTCTACATGATAATCTGCCTGAATATCGTTGTCTTTATAACAGTATAAACATTTACCCATGATCGATATTTAAAGGTTCAACACTAACTGCTCCAATACAGTTTTGACAACAGGCTAATAAAAGTCCCATGCGATCGTTTCTATTTATTCGCCAGTTTTTCGTTGCTATATCTAATAACCAACCTTCAGGAATTAAACCTTCAAAAAATGGAAATAACCTTTTTTCAGAATAAGCCGCTTCCCGAACAGGCATGGTAAATGTAATAAACAGATTAGGATATTTCGAAACATAAGTTTCATCATATTTAAATGTATACTCGCCATCGTTCGTTTCTGTAAGCAAGCCACAATAAATATCTCCATATAAAATTCTAGCTTGTCTCATCTTCTGGTAAAGTTTTTAAATTTACTGGAGCAAGTACATGTCCAAACATTTTTAAAACTTGATTTGCCTTGTCTAGATTTAGGTTTGTCTTTCCTTGCTCAATTTTTCTTATCACCGTTAAGGCAACTCCTGCACGTTCAGCAAATTCTTCTTGAGTTAAATTTACTTCTTTCCTTCTGGCTTTTACGAAATCTGATAATATCTCCATTATATGTAATTAAATATAATACTAATCAAATATAACTAATTATATGCTAAAACATATAATTTTAATAAAAAAACTACATCTATATGCATTTAAATATAATCACGAAATTTATTTAATTTAGAGAATAAAACCTCGCATGGCTATAATTATATTGGACTAGGTATATGTAGATAGGTTTTTAACATCATATAATTTTATATGATGTGTTTCGGTACTGTTTGTAGTTTAATCCTACAGAATTAGTTAAAAAACTGTTAAATCGAGACCAATTCGGTGACCTATAAAAAACACACCCTCGTGAACCCCTTATAAACCCTAGAAAACTGATTTTTCGGTCGTTGTCTCCGACTCCACTTTTAGGTTAACAAAAACCACTAAAACCCCGTAAATCTTATGATTTTATGGGGTTTTTATTAAATATCTTTTCTTTTTATACTAAACAAAGACATCTAAAAAGCGACCTATTCGGTCACCTATCTGAAAAATCATAAAACAAGCTTTCAAATAACTTATAAAGATTGAAACACCAAATCCTTAAATAAAGTTTTAACATTAGAACCTATAATAACCTAATTTTACCTACTCTATTTTTAAATTGATTTATTAAAAAATAAAATTTTACCATAATATTTTCAATTAAGACTTCTTTAATAACCAATTTAGAAAATAAAAAAATAACTTACTCATTTATATGCGCCTAACTATTTCTAGAAAACTTTTTTCGGTCCCACTTCCAGTATTTTTCTCTAATTTCATAAGATTCATTTTCAGATTTACTTCCTATAAGCCCTCACTGTTACCTTTTTTTATTTGTTTATACTGTCTAAATATTTTGAATTGATAAAGAACTTATAAAAATTAAGTATAGCGTAGTTATCATGCAGCCTGTTCAATTTCAAAATGTTGGTAATAAATTATTAAAAAAAGGAAGTTATATGTGTATATTTTAAGTCTTTTTATGAAGTACAAAAACTTTGGAAACGGAACCAAATGAATAATAAAATTCCGAATTAGCAAACGCTATTCACAATTTTCGCTCGGTAACGAAGAATCTATCCTGTCCAAAGGGAAGGATAACGCAATAAAAAGTTAAATTAGGGATTAGATTCTTGTGTAGGTAAACGCTTTTAATAAAATCAAGTTGTAATAGGTTGATAGCTAATTTCAACAAATTAAATATAAATACATAATAATTTCAAAATTAATCTAAATTCATTTTAAGATTATATTTTGAGGTGAAATAGAATTCATATCTAATTATAGGATTAACATATTATATTAAATGATGCTTCTGCAACCACGTCTTGCAATTCTCTTGCCAATAAAGATTTGTATTATTATTATTAAGACCAAAACCATGACCTCCTTTATCAAACAAATGTAATTCTACCGGAACATTATGATTTTTTAAAGACATATAATAGCGAAGACTATTTTCAACCGGTACAGATAAGTCATCTGTAGCATGCACCATAAAAGTAATTATATTACTTTCATTAACATTTAATTCATTCGAAAACTTTTGAACTTCTGCATTGGAAGATGACAAACCTAATAGATTAGTTCTAGAGCCATTATGAGTAATATTCTCATTCATTGAAATCAATGGATAGATTAAAATAGCAAAATTAGGTTTAGCACTTATACCATTAGAATTATAAATAATACAATTATGACGTATGGACAATGTGGATGCAAGATGCCCACCTGCCGAAAAACCTAAAACACCTATCTTATTAGTGTCTAATTTATAAACTTCCACAAGCTCCCTTACACACCTAATAGCTTCTTGAGCATCTTGTAGCGGCCCAATACTTTTCTCTTTCATAATATCATCAGAAGGCAATCTATATTTTAAAACAAAGGCTGTAATTCCCAAACTTCTTAACCAAATTGCTACTTTAAACCCTTCTTTATCCATTGCCAGGTGCTTATACCCTCCTCCTGGACAAATAACAACTGCTGTACCGTTTTCTTGTTCTAATTCAGGT contains:
- a CDS encoding HipA N-terminal domain-containing protein, with amino-acid sequence MRQARILYGDIYCGLLTETNDGEYTFKYDETYVSKYPNLFITFTMPVREAAYSEKRLFPFFEGLIPEGWLLDIATKNWRINRNDRMGLLLACCQNCIGAVSVEPLNIDHG
- a CDS encoding alpha/beta hydrolase — encoded protein: MNRLLYNQESLTIPLWKSTIPNAIQNEEYRELLIYEGNNLSSTSQVVTPTLTIFKPELEQENGTAVVICPGGGYKHLAMDKEGFKVAIWLRSLGITAFVLKYRLPSDDIMKEKSIGPLQDAQEAIRCVRELVEVYKLDTNKIGVLGFSAGGHLASTLSIRHNCIIYNSNGISAKPNFAILIYPLISMNENITHNGSRTNLLGLSSSNAEVQKFSNELNVNESNIITFMVHATDDLSVPVENSLRYYMSLKNHNVPVELHLFDKGGHGFGLNNNNTNLYWQENCKTWLQKHHLI
- a CDS encoding helix-turn-helix domain-containing protein, whose product is MEILSDFVKARRKEVNLTQEEFAERAGVALTVIRKIEQGKTNLNLDKANQVLKMFGHVLAPVNLKTLPEDETS
- a CDS encoding HipA domain-containing protein, translating into MGKCLYCYKDNDIQADYHVECSRAFFGTEQAPKIPYSLNDMTELAKQVVERSISVPGVQPKLSMAIFTEAKAETRLTVVGALGGQYIFKPPSVDFEEMPANEHLTMKLAEALNIDVVPHALIRLASGELSYITKRIDRAADGEKTHMIDMFQILEAFDKYRGSMERIGKAISMYAEHTLLDKLRFFEITIFSFLTGNNDMHLKNFSMIKKSFGWALSPAYDLLNVNIVNPEDAEELALTISGKKKKITKEILINFGLQLELSQKQIDGVFNRFSKNKLTLLNIINNSFLSESMRSEYIDVLEERYKRLKE